A single genomic interval of Juglans regia cultivar Chandler chromosome 1, Walnut 2.0, whole genome shotgun sequence harbors:
- the LOC109012666 gene encoding photosystem I reaction center subunit IV, chloroplastic-like produces MVHRWHNPSGGNDLFNLQGSDVSPKNIEFQFIQSLSIFVSNYLKLIHFEEKERGHDMASCNMASAASGFVLTPNVSSSASSSARSNMLFFPLKNNSSRLVVRAAEEGAAPPATAPVEGEAPKAKPPPIGPKRGAKVKILRKESYWFNGIGSVVAVDQDPKTRYPVVVRFNKVNYANVSTNNYALDEIVEV; encoded by the exons ATGGTGCATAGGTGGCACAACCCTAGTGGAGGAAACGATTTATTTAACTTGCAAGGATCAGATGTTTCTCCCAAAAACATAGAATTCCAGTTCATTCAAAGCCTCTCAATCTTTGTCAGCAATTATCTTAAGCTTATTCATTttgaagagaaagagagggggcaCGACATGGCAAGCTGCAACATGGCATCAGCTGCTTCTGGGTTTGTGCTAACACCTAATGTTTCAAGCAGCGCAAGTTCATCTGCCAGGAGTAACATGTTATTCTTCCCTTTGAAGAACAACAGTTCAAGGCTAGTTGTTAGGGCGGCTGAGGAAGGAGCAGCTCCACCAGCCACAGCACCAGTTGAAGGTGAAGCTCCAAAGGCTAAACCACCACCAATTGGACCCAAAAGAGGTGCCAAG GTTAAGATTCTGAGGAAAGAGTCTTACTGGTTCAATGGCATTGGATCTGTGGTAGCTGTTGACCAG GATCCAAAGACTCGCTACCCAGTGGTGGTTCGCTTCAACAAAGTTAACTATGCAAATGTATCTACAAATAACTATGCATTGGATGAAATTGTAGAAGTTTAA